One Deltaproteobacteria bacterium HGW-Deltaproteobacteria-4 genomic window carries:
- a CDS encoding proline--tRNA ligase: protein MRYSQYFIPTLKETPADAEVISHQLMLRAGLIRKVASGIYNYLPLGLRTIRKVEKIVRDEMDRAGALEILMPMANPAELWQESGRWEKYGKELLRFKDRKEAEFCMGPTHEEVVTDIVRREVRSYRQMPLNLYQIQTKFRDEIRPRFGLMRGREFIMKDAYSFDVNEAGAIAAYDKMYQAYRRIFARCGLNFRAVEADSGAIGGSYSHEFMVLADSGEDAIVSCNGCQYAANVEKAEARPTGAPEHCDPRPLEKIATPGQKSIEEVSTFLKIAASETVKCLIFVADGEPVAVLLRGDHELNEIKLSKVLGASELALADEALVSKVTGAPVGFAGPIGLTIRVIADLAVEGLRNVVVGANAADLHLKNANPGRDFTPSLYADLRNVVHGDLCPRCTGGVLEMWRGVEVGHVFKLGTRYSEAMKACFLDSDGKEQFVYMGCYGIGIGRTAAAAIEQNHDANGIIWPMAIAPFEVIVTMLNPNDESVRMTSEALYAELQKLGVEVLLDDRDERAGSKFADAELIGIPLRITVGARGVKDGALELQARSGGEKELIAIDAMAAAVAEKVRLAKV, encoded by the coding sequence ATGCGCTATTCCCAATACTTTATCCCCACGCTCAAAGAGACTCCGGCCGATGCCGAAGTTATCAGCCATCAGCTTATGCTCCGTGCCGGACTGATCCGAAAAGTCGCCTCGGGGATCTACAACTATCTCCCCCTCGGCCTGCGGACGATCCGCAAGGTGGAGAAGATTGTGCGGGATGAGATGGATCGCGCCGGCGCCCTGGAGATTCTCATGCCGATGGCGAATCCGGCAGAACTGTGGCAGGAGTCGGGACGCTGGGAGAAGTACGGCAAGGAGCTACTGCGCTTCAAGGACCGCAAGGAAGCGGAATTCTGTATGGGGCCGACCCACGAAGAGGTGGTGACCGATATCGTCCGCCGCGAAGTGCGCTCCTACCGGCAGATGCCTTTGAACCTGTACCAGATCCAGACCAAGTTTCGCGACGAGATCCGCCCCCGTTTCGGGCTGATGCGCGGCCGCGAATTCATCATGAAGGATGCCTACTCCTTTGATGTCAACGAAGCCGGCGCCATCGCCGCCTACGACAAGATGTACCAGGCCTACCGTCGCATCTTCGCACGCTGCGGTCTCAACTTCCGCGCCGTTGAAGCTGATTCCGGCGCCATCGGCGGCAGCTATTCCCACGAATTCATGGTCCTTGCCGATTCAGGAGAAGATGCCATCGTCTCCTGCAACGGCTGCCAGTATGCCGCCAATGTCGAGAAGGCGGAAGCGCGTCCCACCGGCGCTCCGGAGCACTGCGACCCCCGCCCGCTGGAGAAGATTGCCACCCCCGGCCAGAAAAGCATCGAAGAGGTCTCGACCTTCCTCAAGATCGCTGCCAGCGAGACAGTGAAGTGTCTGATCTTTGTTGCCGATGGCGAACCGGTGGCGGTGCTGCTGCGCGGAGACCACGAGCTCAACGAGATCAAACTGAGCAAGGTCCTTGGCGCCAGTGAACTCGCCCTGGCCGACGAAGCTCTGGTCAGCAAGGTCACGGGCGCACCGGTCGGCTTTGCCGGCCCCATCGGCCTGACCATCCGCGTCATTGCCGATCTCGCCGTCGAAGGGCTGCGCAACGTCGTGGTCGGCGCCAATGCGGCCGATCTCCACCTCAAGAATGCCAATCCCGGCCGCGACTTCACTCCGAGCCTTTATGCTGATCTGCGCAACGTCGTTCACGGCGACCTCTGTCCGCGCTGCACAGGGGGAGTGCTGGAAATGTGGCGCGGCGTCGAAGTCGGCCATGTCTTCAAGCTCGGCACCCGCTACTCCGAAGCGATGAAGGCGTGCTTTCTCGACAGTGACGGCAAGGAGCAGTTTGTCTACATGGGTTGCTACGGCATCGGCATCGGCCGCACTGCCGCGGCAGCGATCGAACAGAACCACGATGCGAACGGCATCATCTGGCCGATGGCGATCGCCCCCTTTGAAGTTATCGTCACCATGCTCAACCCCAACGATGAAAGTGTGCGGATGACGTCCGAAGCCCTTTACGCTGAACTGCAGAAACTCGGCGTCGAAGTGCTTCTCGATGATCGCGACGAGCGGGCCGGCAGCAAATTTGCCGACGCAGAACTGATCGGCATCCCCCTGCGCATCACTGTCGGTGCGCGCGGCGTCAAGGACGGGGCATTGGAGTTACAGGCACGGAGCGGCGGCGAAAAAGAGCTGATTGCCATCGATGCGATGGCTGCGGCTGTCGCCGAGAAGGTGCGTCTGGCCAAGGTATGA